One Anaerohalosphaeraceae bacterium genomic window, AAGGCCCTCCAATATCTTAATACTGCTGGCATCGTATGTTTGAGTAGTCATAGTGTTGCGGTCTCTTCGGCCGGCATTGCAGCCGGAATCAGACGAATCGAACGGATTCGAACGGACGGACAGGCCTGCTGCAGACGGCCGAGCAGGTCCTTCGAGAGTGTTTTGAAACGATACAGATAAGGCCCGGGCGGCACCTCAACGGAAAGAACGCCGTCTTTCACGCCGGCAAGACGGCAGTAGGGCTTCAGGTCCTCCGGGACAGCCGCCGTCCAGGCATCCACCACCCGTCCGGCCCTCTGCAGCTCGCTGCTCCGCTCCTGCAGAAAACGGCCGACCAGATTGGCCAGCGGCTCCGGTCCCTTCTCCCGGAGATTCTCCGGACGCTCCGAGAGTCTCTGAATGCGATAAAAAGACGCAGAAGAATGGCTCATAGATTCACCGGCATTACAATATACAGGAAGCCGGGGCCGCATTT contains:
- a CDS encoding DUF721 domain-containing protein, which encodes MSHSSASFYRIQRLSERPENLREKGPEPLANLVGRFLQERSSELQRAGRVVDAWTAAVPEDLKPYCRLAGVKDGVLSVEVPPGPYLYRFKTLSKDLLGRLQQACPSVRIRSIRLIPAAMPAEETATL